One window of Erwinia aphidicola genomic DNA carries:
- a CDS encoding response regulator transcription factor: MSTSPIWLIDDDASIRDSLSFLLQTLGWQVTTYSSVAAFEADSSVTPTLTGCLLMDIRMPGKSGLSWLEETSQHYPLVPVILMTGHGTIDLCRRAFQHGAWEFFTKPLDSDKLIDCISEALVESEQRAAQQQERQLLENKFAQLTLREREVLELLVEGQSAKEIARALSLSPRTAEAHRASIFARLEVSSLAPLVWEYARLKMLSQPGKSTRSNG, translated from the coding sequence ATGAGTACCTCACCTATCTGGCTGATTGACGATGATGCCTCAATCCGCGACTCACTCAGTTTTCTGCTGCAAACGCTGGGCTGGCAGGTCACTACCTACAGCAGCGTGGCCGCCTTTGAAGCCGATAGCAGCGTAACGCCCACGCTAACCGGCTGCCTGCTGATGGACATTCGCATGCCCGGCAAAAGTGGCCTGAGCTGGCTGGAGGAGACCTCGCAGCACTATCCGCTGGTTCCGGTGATCCTGATGACCGGGCACGGCACCATCGACCTCTGCCGCCGCGCCTTTCAGCACGGTGCCTGGGAGTTTTTCACCAAGCCGCTCGACAGCGACAAGCTGATCGACTGCATCAGCGAAGCGCTGGTAGAGAGCGAGCAGCGGGCCGCGCAGCAGCAGGAGCGACAGCTGCTGGAGAACAAATTCGCCCAGCTCACCCTGCGTGAACGCGAAGTGCTCGAACTGCTGGTCGAGGGCCAAAGCGCCAAGGAGATCGCCCGCGCACTTTCGCTCTCACCGCGCACTGCCGAAGCTCATCGCGCCTCGATCTTCGCCCGGCTGGAAGTCAGCAGCCTCGCCCCGCTGGTCTGGGAGTACGCCCGGCTGAAAATGCTGTCGCAACCTGGTAAATCTACCAGGTCGAACGGGTAA
- a CDS encoding sugar phosphate isomerase/epimerase family protein — protein sequence MKFSSRINSFRSRPELFDAKNKMDTCDLITRMGSVDGLTHIELNYPEHFVGQSKELIKKTIADNNLQVGGIALRYNKEFIDGEFTNPDAALRQKAIDITLEAAEVCKYLGGNTVTLWFGYDGYDYPFQQDYFRAYELLVSALQTVTHAHPDMQFSFEYKPYEPRTFSFIGDVSSTLMLIDDVGADNLGITLDFCHMIMKKENPAFSLFQSARKNRLVGFHLNDGYGHFDDGLMLGSVHLMQTLEYIYYAKRVNFSGLIYFDTFPSREDPVAECAQNIRMYKALAGFIDRLSIAEIDQLIKSQDALKVQGMLMKMIAE from the coding sequence ATGAAATTCTCTTCCCGTATTAATTCATTTCGTTCACGTCCCGAGTTATTTGATGCTAAGAATAAAATGGACACCTGCGATCTGATTACCCGTATGGGTAGCGTAGATGGCTTAACGCATATAGAACTTAACTACCCGGAACACTTTGTTGGCCAGAGTAAAGAGCTGATTAAAAAGACCATCGCCGATAACAACCTGCAGGTAGGTGGCATCGCGCTGCGCTATAACAAGGAGTTTATCGACGGCGAATTCACTAATCCCGACGCCGCGCTGCGCCAAAAAGCGATTGATATTACGCTGGAAGCGGCAGAAGTGTGCAAGTACCTCGGTGGCAATACCGTCACGCTGTGGTTTGGCTACGATGGCTATGACTATCCGTTCCAGCAGGACTACTTCCGCGCTTACGAGCTGCTGGTCAGCGCCCTGCAGACCGTCACCCATGCACACCCGGATATGCAGTTCAGCTTTGAATACAAACCCTACGAGCCTCGCACCTTCTCCTTTATCGGCGATGTGTCATCGACCCTGATGCTGATTGACGATGTGGGCGCGGATAATCTCGGCATTACTCTCGACTTCTGCCACATGATCATGAAGAAAGAGAACCCGGCTTTCTCACTGTTCCAGTCGGCTCGCAAAAATCGCCTGGTCGGCTTCCATCTGAATGACGGCTACGGACATTTTGACGATGGCCTGATGCTGGGCTCGGTGCATCTGATGCAGACCCTGGAATACATCTATTACGCAAAACGCGTGAATTTCAGCGGCCTGATCTATTTCGATACTTTCCCAAGCCGCGAAGACCCGGTGGCCGAGTGCGCGCAGAACATCCGTATGTACAAGGCATTGGCCGGCTTTATTGACCGCCTGAGCATCGCTGAAATCGACCAGCTGATCAAAAGCCAGGACGCGCTGAAAGTGCAGGGCATGCTGATGAAAATGATCGCCGAATAA
- a CDS encoding PTS ascorbate transporter subunit IIC has translation MFTQNLLQFVVDVLKVPSILVGLVALFGLVAQRKPFPEVIKGTVKTILGFLVLAGGATVLVGSLTPLGDIFKHAFDVQGIIPNNEAMVSIALAKYGAPTTLIMAFGMVANIVVARFTRLKYIYLSGHVTFYMACMVAIILSVAGFEGVQLIYTGSLALGMLMAFFPALAQPYMRKIIGGDHVALAHTGTIGYVLSGWIGSVVGKGSKSTEEMNMPKNLSFLRDSTISISLTMMIIYLILSVSAGKEYVESHFSNGQNYLVYSFIQAITFAAGVFIILQGVRLILAEIVPAFTGFSEKLVPNARPALDCPIVFPYAPNAVLVGFISSFVGGLVGLFILGQLHWVLILPGVVPHFFCGATAGVFGNATGGKRGAICGAFAHGILITFLPVALLPVLGAIGLTNTTFSDTDFGVVGILLGNMARFMDKGTITMIITGIFALLVVYNFAAKKKVIVEESPE, from the coding sequence ATGTTTACTCAAAACCTTTTGCAATTTGTCGTCGACGTGCTGAAGGTGCCATCCATTCTGGTGGGGCTGGTGGCGCTATTCGGGCTGGTGGCACAGAGAAAGCCTTTCCCCGAGGTGATTAAAGGGACGGTGAAAACCATCCTCGGCTTTCTGGTGCTGGCTGGCGGGGCAACGGTACTGGTCGGCTCGCTGACGCCGCTGGGTGACATTTTCAAACACGCTTTTGATGTGCAGGGGATCATCCCCAACAATGAGGCGATGGTATCCATTGCACTGGCGAAGTATGGCGCACCGACCACGCTGATTATGGCTTTCGGTATGGTGGCTAACATTGTCGTTGCCCGTTTTACCCGACTGAAATATATCTATCTGTCAGGCCACGTCACTTTTTATATGGCCTGTATGGTGGCCATTATTTTGTCGGTGGCCGGTTTTGAAGGGGTGCAGTTGATTTACACCGGCTCCCTGGCTCTGGGCATGCTGATGGCATTTTTCCCGGCGCTGGCCCAGCCCTATATGCGTAAAATCATCGGTGGCGATCATGTAGCCCTGGCGCACACCGGAACGATTGGCTATGTGTTATCGGGCTGGATTGGTTCGGTAGTGGGGAAAGGTTCGAAATCCACAGAAGAGATGAACATGCCAAAAAACCTGAGTTTTTTGCGCGACAGCACCATCTCCATCTCCCTGACCATGATGATCATTTACCTGATCCTGTCTGTTTCCGCAGGTAAAGAGTATGTCGAGAGCCACTTCAGCAACGGTCAAAACTACCTGGTCTACTCCTTTATTCAGGCGATCACCTTTGCTGCTGGGGTGTTTATCATTCTGCAGGGCGTGCGCTTAATCCTTGCGGAGATTGTCCCGGCCTTTACCGGCTTCTCTGAGAAGCTGGTGCCCAACGCACGGCCTGCGCTGGACTGCCCGATCGTCTTCCCTTATGCCCCTAACGCAGTGCTGGTGGGCTTTATTTCCAGCTTTGTAGGCGGCCTGGTGGGGTTGTTTATCCTCGGCCAGCTGCACTGGGTATTGATCCTGCCGGGGGTGGTACCTCACTTCTTCTGCGGCGCTACGGCTGGGGTATTTGGTAATGCGACCGGCGGCAAGCGCGGTGCGATTTGCGGCGCGTTTGCCCACGGCATTTTGATCACCTTCCTGCCTGTGGCCCTGCTGCCGGTGCTCGGTGCGATTGGGCTGACCAATACCACCTTCTCGGATACCGATTTTGGCGTGGTGGGTATTCTTCTCGGCAATATGGCGCGCTTTATGGATAAAGGCACCATCACCATGATCATTACCGGTATTTTTG
- a CDS encoding ribokinase — MKHHVVVIGSLNYDILVQQDRLPEIGETFTGNELMLMPGGKGANQAVQCAKLGLNVNMVGCVGNDIYGSELLKSLSENGVSVTQISQRGKTSGIGIVQILESGDYCSTIIKGANYLIGEADITDDLFRDRPLVILQSEIPEQVVDRAIALARQHHCQILLNNAPARHICAQALSQVDFLVVNETEASLMNQSSVASVSDAIACAAELHQRVNGQVIITLGEKGAVLSNQAGAQHYPAVFCPDVVDTTGAGDSFIGGIAYCLVNHIALEEAIPFAAEISSCSIQKYGGQSSFPMLPDVAHALTQNRQRLFG, encoded by the coding sequence ATGAAACATCATGTTGTTGTTATTGGCAGTCTTAACTATGACATTCTCGTCCAGCAGGATCGCCTGCCGGAGATTGGGGAGACCTTCACCGGTAATGAGCTGATGCTGATGCCCGGTGGAAAAGGCGCAAACCAGGCGGTGCAGTGCGCCAAACTGGGGCTGAATGTGAATATGGTGGGCTGTGTCGGCAACGATATTTACGGTAGCGAACTGCTTAAATCGCTGAGCGAGAACGGGGTTTCCGTGACGCAAATTAGCCAGCGCGGAAAAACCTCCGGCATTGGCATCGTGCAGATCCTCGAGTCCGGTGACTATTGCAGCACGATTATTAAAGGGGCGAACTATCTGATCGGCGAAGCCGATATCACCGACGATCTGTTTCGCGATCGGCCGCTGGTAATACTGCAGTCCGAGATCCCTGAACAGGTGGTGGATCGCGCCATCGCCCTGGCGCGCCAGCACCACTGCCAGATCCTGCTGAACAATGCCCCTGCCCGCCACATCTGCGCGCAGGCGCTCAGCCAGGTCGATTTCCTGGTGGTCAACGAGACCGAAGCCAGCCTGATGAATCAAAGCTCCGTCGCCTCGGTGAGCGATGCCATCGCCTGCGCGGCGGAGCTGCATCAGCGGGTTAATGGCCAGGTGATTATTACGCTGGGGGAAAAAGGCGCCGTGCTGTCGAATCAGGCGGGAGCGCAGCACTATCCGGCGGTGTTTTGCCCGGACGTGGTGGATACCACCGGGGCGGGGGATTCATTTATCGGCGGCATCGCTTACTGCCTGGTCAACCATATTGCCCTGGAGGAAGCGATTCCCTTCGCGGCGGAGATCAGCTCCTGCTCAATTCAGAAATATGGCGGCCAAAGCTCCTTCCCGATGCTGCCCGACGTGGCGCACGCGCTGACGCAAAACCGCCAGCGGCTGTTTGGCTGA
- a CDS encoding putative bifunctional diguanylate cyclase/phosphodiesterase: MPGRRTGKTPNEEHLEYLCRMAFLSGLGVIVGWLAVFSLMHQWGEVESLLVMAGAALASWRVAMRGNFSSGLMLAQLLHLIYVVVFCLRYDIPDQGIPRTTHLYLLTIALVGYINYQRRHTLAQLALIASTLLAFIILSSADLVYPFAHPMQHQLRIYIPLVNVILATGILCAGIVAMQADFSRRSEKIRAIQHALYNDEFVLFYQPLLNATGQINGAEALLRWQLPGKGMVPPSGFIPAAQQAGLMPAVGDWVIGSAFRELAHWQANPATAHLTLSINVTVDHLMKPEFVARLIQQADRAQIPPARVKLELTESVFASDIDAVVAKMVALAAAGFRFSLDDFGTGFSSLSYLRRLPLEQIKIDRSFISGASENRKGAVIARNIARMGLELKLEVLAEGIETAEQWSLMQDFGCTAFQGFYFSRPLSMEDFRAFALQHRQQGPA, encoded by the coding sequence ATGCCAGGACGAAGAACAGGTAAAACCCCTAACGAAGAACATCTCGAATATCTCTGCCGGATGGCTTTCCTGAGTGGTTTAGGGGTTATTGTCGGGTGGCTGGCGGTATTTAGTTTGATGCACCAATGGGGAGAGGTTGAATCACTGCTGGTGATGGCAGGTGCAGCCCTGGCCAGCTGGCGGGTGGCAATGCGCGGCAATTTTTCCAGCGGGCTGATGCTGGCCCAGCTGCTTCATCTTATTTACGTCGTGGTGTTTTGCCTGCGCTATGATATTCCCGACCAGGGGATCCCGCGAACCACGCACCTGTATCTGCTGACTATCGCGCTGGTGGGCTATATCAATTATCAGCGCAGGCACACGCTGGCACAGCTGGCGCTTATCGCCAGCACGCTGCTGGCGTTTATTATTCTCAGCAGTGCCGACCTGGTCTATCCCTTTGCCCACCCCATGCAACACCAATTGCGTATTTATATCCCGCTGGTGAATGTCATTTTAGCCACGGGGATTTTATGCGCTGGCATCGTGGCGATGCAGGCCGACTTTTCCCGCCGCAGCGAGAAGATCCGCGCGATCCAGCATGCGCTCTACAATGACGAATTCGTGCTGTTTTATCAGCCGCTGCTGAATGCGACCGGGCAGATTAACGGAGCCGAAGCGCTGCTGCGCTGGCAGCTGCCGGGTAAGGGAATGGTGCCACCGTCCGGGTTCATTCCCGCTGCCCAGCAGGCCGGGCTGATGCCTGCGGTGGGGGACTGGGTGATCGGCAGCGCTTTTCGCGAGCTGGCACACTGGCAGGCGAACCCGGCGACGGCGCATCTTACGCTGTCGATCAACGTTACCGTGGATCACCTGATGAAACCTGAGTTCGTTGCGCGCCTGATCCAGCAGGCGGACAGGGCGCAGATCCCCCCTGCGCGGGTTAAGCTTGAACTGACAGAGAGCGTGTTTGCCTCCGATATTGACGCCGTGGTGGCGAAAATGGTTGCCCTGGCCGCCGCCGGATTCCGCTTCTCGCTCGATGATTTTGGCACCGGTTTTTCATCGCTGAGCTACCTGCGCCGCCTGCCGCTGGAGCAGATCAAAATCGACCGCAGCTTTATCTCCGGCGCCAGTGAAAATCGTAAGGGTGCCGTGATCGCCAGGAATATTGCGCGCATGGGGCTGGAGCTGAAGCTGGAAGTGCTGGCGGAAGGCATTGAAACGGCGGAGCAGTGGTCGCTGATGCAGGATTTCGGCTGTACGGCGTTTCAGGGTTTCTACTTTTCGCGCCCGCTGAGTATGGAAGATTTTCGCGCTTTTGCGCTGCAACATCGGCAACAGGGGCCCGCGTGA
- a CDS encoding SIS domain-containing protein: protein MHNRLKGNEIFLLARTLAPELGKKERSIARFIDDNPQSLSKMCITDIANYLNVSVSSITKVSKKLGFTGFHDLKLNIGRQVNSQEEIVDIPLIPDSEKYVEQVIESTFLNSVMALQESLSVINSAVIKAVAWLFINKPESARIFIAGCGGSGSICDDFNHKLLKIGIFSSVFSDSHKQLMTASLMQPGDILLAISHSGQTTDIIQMVKAANEHGAETICLTNYPNSPLSLIAKHSIISSVKNNPITGENATTRIVHLNILDAIFTIIASKTSEKSQTSLHNTRNAVASKRTAN, encoded by the coding sequence ATGCATAACCGACTTAAAGGCAATGAGATATTTTTACTGGCGCGAACGCTTGCACCCGAGCTGGGTAAAAAAGAACGTTCAATTGCCCGCTTTATTGATGACAACCCCCAGTCATTATCTAAAATGTGTATCACGGATATCGCTAATTATCTCAACGTCAGCGTTTCCAGTATTACCAAAGTGTCGAAAAAGCTGGGGTTCACCGGTTTTCACGATCTCAAGCTCAATATTGGCAGGCAGGTTAACTCGCAGGAGGAGATCGTCGATATTCCACTGATCCCCGACTCGGAAAAGTATGTCGAACAGGTTATTGAGAGCACCTTCCTGAATTCAGTGATGGCGCTCCAGGAGTCGTTGAGCGTGATTAACAGCGCGGTGATCAAGGCCGTCGCCTGGCTGTTCATTAACAAGCCGGAAAGCGCGCGCATCTTTATTGCCGGCTGCGGGGGGTCGGGATCGATCTGCGATGACTTCAATCATAAGCTGCTCAAGATTGGCATCTTCTCCTCGGTGTTCAGCGACAGCCACAAGCAGCTGATGACCGCCTCGCTGATGCAGCCGGGCGATATTCTGCTGGCGATTTCGCACTCCGGGCAGACCACCGATATTATCCAGATGGTCAAAGCCGCTAATGAGCACGGTGCCGAAACCATCTGCCTGACCAACTATCCCAACAGCCCGCTCAGCCTGATCGCCAAGCACTCAATTATCTCCTCGGTGAAAAACAACCCGATTACCGGGGAAAATGCCACCACGCGTATTGTCCACCTCAATATTCTGGACGCCATTTTCACCATTATTGCCAGCAAAACCAGTGAAAAGAGCCAGACCAGTTTACACAACACCAGAAATGCGGTGGCGTCCAAACGCACCGCCAATTAA
- a CDS encoding GntR family transcriptional regulator, whose amino-acid sequence MIDGITEKQKEVVDYILTKIKADKLLPGDKLDTEIAIAKNIGITRATVREATRILIEQQRIYRVKGSGLFVGSIGISNNAGRFHALSPFDYQAQKHGHKGVRKIVSVSIMRVPSAEIAQALRIKNSDQVYKILRLMCFDDIPVALEHIHLPVSLFSSMEFSKLEISKYSYLEQITGKKIQRRDQNLTALNLTDPDVLALLNLAQNDAVIEINETVFLDDGQPCEVNIAIINTRLFPLRQNSQRP is encoded by the coding sequence ATGATCGATGGCATTACAGAAAAACAGAAAGAAGTTGTCGATTATATCCTGACAAAAATTAAAGCTGACAAACTGCTGCCCGGAGATAAGCTCGATACGGAAATTGCCATCGCCAAAAATATTGGCATTACGCGCGCAACCGTGCGCGAAGCGACGCGGATCCTGATTGAGCAGCAGCGAATATACCGGGTGAAAGGATCCGGGCTGTTTGTTGGCTCTATTGGCATCAGCAATAACGCCGGAAGGTTTCATGCCCTCTCCCCTTTTGATTATCAGGCGCAAAAGCACGGCCACAAAGGGGTGAGAAAAATTGTCTCGGTCAGTATTATGCGCGTGCCCTCGGCGGAAATAGCGCAGGCGTTACGCATTAAGAACAGCGACCAGGTCTATAAAATATTACGCCTGATGTGCTTCGATGATATTCCCGTGGCGCTGGAACACATTCACCTGCCGGTCAGCCTGTTTAGCAGCATGGAGTTCAGCAAGCTGGAAATATCCAAATACTCTTACCTTGAGCAGATAACCGGTAAAAAAATACAGCGCAGGGATCAAAACTTAACGGCGCTCAATCTCACCGATCCTGACGTGCTGGCCCTGCTTAACCTGGCGCAAAACGATGCGGTGATTGAAATCAACGAAACCGTGTTTCTTGATGATGGTCAGCCGTGCGAAGTGAATATTGCCATTATCAATACCCGCCTGTTCCCGCTGCGGCAAAACTCGCAGCGGCCGTGA
- a CDS encoding MFS transporter, with protein sequence MLNKIGLPKNLLWGYIGLTIFMIGDGVEQAWISIWLVEKGLSVAQASYLLTAYGVTVTLAAWVTGVLVQTLGPRKVMLFGLLTFVVGSIGFIALGLQTMHMAWMLPFYAIRGIGYPLFAYSFLIWINYSTPVERRATAVGWFWFTFSLGLSVIGPFFSSLALPVLGEIHVLWVGMLFVIVGSVLGIWVNRDVVPASEIHPFSAAELLKGITILQRPVIAMGLVVKSVNGIAQYGLATFLPLYLISYGYSKTEWLHMWSAVFLVAIFANLFFGFFGDKFGWRTTIMWVGGFAYAAVLILVWAVPQVLGHNFYVMMFVLCLCGITMAGYVPLSALFPMLAPDSKGAAMSVLNLGAGLGAFIAPAITALFYSSLGAGGVLGIYAGLYVLSGVLTPFLKTPEELEAQEVVKGKGALRHSE encoded by the coding sequence ATGTTGAATAAAATAGGTTTGCCTAAGAACTTGCTGTGGGGCTATATCGGCCTGACTATTTTTATGATCGGCGACGGGGTTGAACAAGCCTGGATCTCTATCTGGCTGGTGGAAAAAGGGCTTTCCGTCGCTCAGGCTTCTTACCTGCTGACCGCTTATGGCGTGACCGTAACGCTGGCCGCCTGGGTGACCGGCGTGCTGGTGCAAACCCTCGGCCCGCGTAAGGTGATGTTGTTTGGTCTGCTGACCTTTGTGGTTGGCAGCATTGGCTTTATCGCCCTCGGCCTGCAAACCATGCATATGGCGTGGATGCTGCCGTTCTATGCGATACGCGGCATTGGCTATCCGCTGTTTGCCTATTCGTTCCTGATCTGGATTAACTACAGCACGCCGGTGGAACGACGCGCGACGGCGGTCGGCTGGTTCTGGTTCACCTTCTCGCTGGGCTTGAGCGTGATCGGGCCGTTCTTCTCCTCGCTGGCGCTGCCGGTGCTGGGCGAAATCCACGTGCTGTGGGTAGGGATGCTGTTTGTGATCGTCGGCTCCGTGCTGGGGATCTGGGTGAATCGCGACGTGGTGCCCGCTTCCGAGATCCACCCGTTCAGCGCCGCCGAGTTGCTGAAGGGCATCACCATCCTGCAACGCCCGGTGATTGCCATGGGGCTGGTGGTGAAATCGGTCAACGGCATTGCGCAATATGGCCTGGCGACGTTTCTGCCGCTCTACCTGATCAGCTATGGCTACAGTAAAACCGAGTGGCTGCATATGTGGTCGGCGGTATTCCTGGTAGCGATTTTTGCCAACCTGTTCTTTGGCTTCTTCGGCGATAAATTTGGCTGGCGCACCACCATTATGTGGGTCGGTGGCTTCGCTTATGCTGCGGTGCTGATTTTGGTGTGGGCGGTGCCGCAGGTACTGGGCCACAACTTCTATGTGATGATGTTTGTGCTGTGCCTGTGCGGGATCACCATGGCGGGCTATGTGCCGCTGTCGGCCCTGTTCCCGATGCTGGCGCCGGACAGCAAAGGGGCGGCGATGTCGGTGCTGAACCTGGGGGCCGGTCTGGGGGCGTTTATCGCACCTGCCATCACCGCGCTATTTTACTCTTCGCTGGGTGCTGGCGGCGTACTGGGGATATATGCCGGGCTGTATGTGCTCAGCGGTGTGCTCACCCCGTTCCTAAAAACCCCGGAGGAGCTTGAGGCGCAGGAAGTGGTGAAGGGCAAGGGGGCACTGCGGCACTCTGAATAG
- a CDS encoding sensor histidine kinase: protein MPPLIKRSLIVWLILMLIPLVLVPGMQLYQQWKSFEASFQALETQIAYRLTQNAAVLPLISPGSDAAALNHKFPQIVAIEPLPANASQEIRITPADNGRYWLNNPWQQVRELVDFRPVIDDARKQSGFQHLALNWQGTVLLSSQAQESSGWWHWSTTFAQELQPFTLTASASPRWQALALWPPLLLAVLLTLMMVFVHQYQRQRQADRRAQFYQHTRLNALGEITTGMVHEINQPLAAIQNWLKAAQHLLAKGDVSQIPAALEGALGQTQRIASLLQRFRDHLEQREVTLGAVEIKRVWTRVEDLLAREIREGDITVQRDFSPPSLQVKADPLWLEQVLHNLLSNAIQAQSSQRKGWVQVHCRREEESVVLTLTDGGRGFSTEGMEQALMPFYTTRSEGIGLGMSLAETLMLRMNGKITLANHAGGGACIQLHFQLWEQQ from the coding sequence ATGCCTCCGCTCATAAAACGCAGCCTGATCGTCTGGCTGATCCTGATGCTGATCCCGCTGGTGCTGGTGCCTGGCATGCAGCTTTATCAGCAGTGGAAAAGCTTTGAGGCCTCTTTTCAGGCACTGGAAACCCAGATTGCCTACCGCTTAACGCAAAATGCCGCCGTGCTGCCGCTGATCTCCCCCGGCAGCGATGCCGCCGCCCTGAACCATAAATTTCCGCAAATTGTGGCGATTGAGCCGCTGCCTGCCAACGCTTCGCAGGAGATCCGCATTACCCCAGCGGACAATGGCCGCTACTGGCTGAACAACCCCTGGCAGCAGGTGCGCGAACTGGTCGACTTCCGCCCGGTGATTGACGACGCGAGAAAACAGTCTGGCTTTCAGCATCTGGCGCTCAACTGGCAGGGCACCGTGCTGCTCAGCTCCCAGGCTCAGGAGAGCAGCGGCTGGTGGCACTGGAGCACCACCTTCGCCCAGGAGCTGCAGCCGTTCACGCTGACGGCCAGCGCATCGCCACGGTGGCAGGCGCTCGCACTGTGGCCACCGCTGCTGCTGGCGGTATTGCTGACGCTGATGATGGTGTTCGTGCACCAGTACCAGCGCCAGCGCCAGGCCGACCGCCGCGCGCAGTTTTATCAACATACCCGGCTGAATGCGCTGGGGGAAATCACCACCGGCATGGTGCATGAGATCAATCAGCCGCTGGCGGCGATTCAGAACTGGTTAAAGGCGGCACAGCATTTGCTGGCCAAAGGCGACGTCAGCCAGATACCTGCCGCGCTGGAAGGCGCGCTGGGTCAGACACAGCGCATCGCATCGCTACTACAGCGTTTTCGCGACCATCTGGAACAGCGTGAAGTCACGCTGGGCGCGGTAGAGATCAAACGCGTCTGGACGCGAGTGGAGGATCTGCTGGCGCGTGAAATTCGCGAAGGCGATATCACCGTGCAGCGCGACTTCTCCCCGCCTTCCCTACAGGTAAAAGCCGATCCGCTCTGGCTGGAACAGGTGCTGCACAACCTGCTGAGCAATGCGATACAGGCGCAAAGCAGCCAGCGCAAAGGCTGGGTGCAGGTGCACTGCCGCCGCGAAGAGGAGAGCGTGGTGCTAACCTTAACCGACGGCGGGCGCGGATTCTCAACCGAAGGAATGGAGCAGGCGCTGATGCCGTTTTACACCACCCGCAGTGAAGGAATTGGCCTTGGGATGTCGCTGGCTGAAACCCTGATGTTGCGCATGAACGGCAAAATCACCCTCGCCAACCATGCGGGCGGTGGTGCCTGTATCCAGTTGCATTTTCAGTTATGGGAGCAGCAATGA
- a CDS encoding GlcG/HbpS family heme-binding protein: protein MKLTFPVLAVLAGLTAQPLHAATLTEKNISLQQANDLAAAVIKSCSAKNYNVSVTVLDRGGNVKALQRMDNAGPHTIEASKMKAFTALSTKNPSGKVMEAAQSNAGAAGMREVPGFLLLAGGLPLRDGDQVIGAVGVGGAPGGNLDEQCAQAAVDRVIKG from the coding sequence ATGAAACTGACCTTCCCTGTACTCGCCGTTCTGGCTGGCCTGACGGCTCAGCCCCTGCACGCCGCCACCCTGACCGAAAAAAACATCTCACTGCAGCAGGCTAACGACCTCGCTGCTGCGGTGATCAAATCCTGCTCGGCCAAAAATTACAACGTTAGCGTGACCGTACTGGATCGCGGCGGCAATGTGAAAGCCCTGCAGCGCATGGACAATGCTGGCCCGCACACCATCGAAGCCAGCAAGATGAAAGCCTTCACCGCGCTCAGCACCAAAAACCCGTCTGGCAAAGTGATGGAAGCCGCTCAGTCTAACGCGGGCGCCGCCGGCATGCGTGAAGTCCCTGGCTTCCTGCTGCTGGCTGGCGGCCTGCCGCTGCGTGACGGCGACCAGGTGATCGGCGCAGTCGGCGTGGGCGGAGCACCGGGCGGCAATCTGGATGAGCAGTGTGCTCAGGCCGCAGTGGATCGCGTTATCAAAGGCTGA
- a CDS encoding PTS sugar transporter subunit IIB yields the protein MKIMAVCGSGLGSSFMMEMNIKKVLKKLEIEADVDHSDLGSVTPDVADVFVMAKDIAYSANLPEGKVIIINNIIDLKEVENKIREYFDK from the coding sequence ATGAAAATTATGGCGGTGTGTGGTTCAGGTTTAGGCAGCAGCTTCATGATGGAAATGAATATCAAGAAAGTGCTGAAGAAACTCGAAATCGAAGCGGATGTTGACCATTCCGATCTCGGGTCTGTGACCCCTGATGTGGCAGATGTCTTCGTCATGGCGAAGGATATTGCTTATAGCGCCAACCTTCCGGAGGGAAAAGTTATCATTATTAATAATATTATCGACCTGAAAGAAGTCGAAAATAAAATACGCGAGTATTTTGATAAATAA
- a CDS encoding PTS sugar transporter subunit IIA — translation MSQLAQWLNNEKIQYVDNVADWKEALQIAARPLLNEGAIAQSYIDAIIRQKEEIGPYFVIAPHIAMPHARPEEGASQLGLSIVKLGQAVKFDSEENDPVDAIFMFSAPDSHSHIEMISQLAEVLSDEEIMDKVFNARSQEALKKILLADNA, via the coding sequence ATGTCGCAGCTGGCACAGTGGTTGAATAACGAAAAAATTCAGTATGTTGATAACGTGGCGGACTGGAAAGAAGCGCTGCAAATTGCCGCGCGTCCTCTGCTTAATGAAGGGGCAATCGCACAGAGCTATATTGATGCCATTATTCGGCAGAAAGAGGAGATTGGGCCTTATTTTGTCATCGCCCCACATATTGCCATGCCCCATGCGCGCCCGGAAGAGGGGGCCAGTCAGCTGGGGTTATCTATCGTCAAGCTGGGGCAGGCGGTGAAGTTTGATTCGGAAGAGAATGACCCGGTCGACGCTATTTTTATGTTTTCTGCCCCGGACAGTCATAGCCATATTGAAATGATCTCGCAGCTGGCGGAGGTCCTTTCTGACGAAGAGATAATGGACAAAGTTTTTAATGCGCGCAGTCAGGAAGCGCTTAAAAAGATTCTGTTAGCAGACAATGCTTAA